A window of the Cannabis sativa cultivar Pink pepper isolate KNU-18-1 chromosome X, ASM2916894v1, whole genome shotgun sequence genome harbors these coding sequences:
- the LOC115721768 gene encoding uncharacterized protein LOC115721768, with protein MAERKGKFQSKLFYVSLIQEQNADYARNIWNRLILPKHRFIGWQIENEQLLTRDKISIIMPISTDVCPVCCTVMETHSHVFTNCCYTQRVIQEVMSWCGVFCWPSNINLWLSRPSNNLRDRILNAVVLATLYSIWKSRNGCIFELKCKAAGSLSREIKVAVKQRVLSCNIREKGALDNHLINVLESW; from the coding sequence ATGGCGGAGAGGAAAGGTAAATTTCAATCTAAACTGTTTTATGTCTCGTTGATCCAAGAGCAGAATGCTGACTATGCGAGGAATATATGGAATAGATTGATCTTGCCAAAACACAGATTTATAGGTTGGCAAATTGAGAATGAACAGCTGCTAACGAGAGATAAAATCAGCATAATCATGCCTATTTCTACTGATGTTTGCCCTGTCTGTTGTACTGTGATGGAAACACACAGCCATGTTTTTACCAACTGCTGCTACACACAGAGAGTAATACAGGAAGTCATGTCCTGGTGTGGTGTCTTTTGTTGGCCGAGCAACATCAACCTATGGTTGTCCAGGCCTTCGAATAATTTGAGGGACAGAATTCTGAATGCTGTTGTGTTAGCTACATTGTATTCAATTTGGAAGAGCCGTAATGGGTGCATATTCGAGCTCAAATGCAAGGCTGCTGGGTCTTTAAGCAGGGAAATCAAAGTGGCAGTTAAACAGAGAGTTTTAAGCTGCAACATTAGGGAGAAGGGGGCTTTAGACAATCACTTAATTAATGTATTAGAAAGTTGGTAA